AGCCGGCTTTGCTGCTCTTTTGCAAGAACCAGATGATAATTATCAACATATTACCGAGGGAACGTGGGATATTCCAGAAAATGAACACTATACTACTATTCATCGAATTGCGATCTCCTCACATTTTCGTGGACAGCATTTAGCTGAAACATTCATAAACCATCTAATTTCAATTTCGTACGCGCTCGGTTTTAAGCAGATTAGAGTTGACACTCATGAAAAGAATGCTCGAATGCGCCATTTGATAAAAAAAGCTGGGTTTAATTACGCTGGAATTGTTTACATGAACAATAATTCAGCCGATTACCGTAACGCTTATCAACTATTTCTAGATTGAATTTAAAGCAATAAAAAAGCTGGGACTAATTTTTGTAGTGAAGTGAACCCCCGAGATTGGACAACAATCTCGGGGGTTTACTATGACTAAATTTAATTTAGAGTTACGGATTTCTATTGTGACAGAATATTTAACGGGTATTAGTTCCATTCAATTGGCCAGAAAATACCATATTGCCAACAATGAAACGATTCTCCTATGGGTTCATCGCTTTAATCGTTTTGGCATTGCAGGATTAAAACCGAAATCTATGAATTTGGAATACTCTAGTGAATTCAAGATAGAAGTATTAAACTGGAAACAACAGCACAAAGCTTCGCTTCCAGAAACAGCACTACATTTCAACCTCTCTTCACCAAGTACTATCTGGCAATGGCAAAGAAAGTTTGATTTAGAGGGGCTCAGTGGACTAAATAGAGTGAGAGGAAATCCAAAGACTATGTCTAAACATAAAAAAGTGACCAAACCCACAACGGCACAAATCCAAGCACGCCACGATAAAAATGAGTTAAAGCAACTCAAGCAAGAAAATAAGATGTTAAGAATCGAGAACGAATTTTTAAAAAAACTCGATGCCTTAGATCACGAAAAATCAGCTCACGAGAAACCGTGACCTTAATTGATGATCTGAGGCGGGTCTTCAAAACGTCGATTAGTTTTATCCTTAAAGCCGTTAAGGTACCACGTAGCACGTACTATTACACTAAGCACAGTCAGGGACGAGAATATGAGAATGACCAGGTTATCCAAGCCATTGATGAAATTCGGCAAACAGATGCCAAGTATACTCAAAAATACGGTTACCGTCGCATAACGTTAGTTATGCATGAACAGGGATTTAAAGTTAATCATAAACGCGTCCTCCGAATTATGAAGGAGCAAGGCTGGACATGTCAGGCCTTTAATAAGCAAACTCGCAAATATAACTCATACAAAGGAACTGTTGGTAGAATAGCCAAAAATAAGTTACACCGTCGATTCAAGACAGATCGACCATATCAAAAACTCGTCGCCGACGTTAGTGAATTTCGATACGGTCAGATGAGTCAAAGTGAGCGAATCTATTTAGAACCCATCATGGATTTATTTTCGGGTGAAATTTTGGCATTTAACATTAGTGCACACCCAACTCTTGAATTTGCGTTGAAACCACTAAAAGAAGCATTAGATGGATTACCTGAGCTTCCTTATAGAACAACGGTACACACAGATCAAGGATTTCAGTATCAACATAAACAGTGGCAAAAAACGCTTAAAACTCATCATACCTTTCAGAGTATGTCCCGTAAGGCTACCTGCTTAGATAACGCCGCCATGGAATCATTTTTTCATCTCATGAAAGCAGAGATGATGGATGAACACTTCGAAAATTCAGAGAGTCTCGCGCAAGCGATGACTGAATGGATTGAATTTTATAATAACCGTAGAATCAGGACCAAACTAAAAGGCAAGTCACCGGTACAATACCGAGAACTTGCCAATCAGTTAGCAGCTTAATTTAGTTGTCCAAACTTGTGGGTTCACTTCATAGTCTCAACTTTTTTATTGACTTAAATTACTAAACACACTTGTTTTCACTTTATTATTCTCTTTTCAACTTTAAATATTTTATACCAATTCTCGTTTTGTTTCTGCAATTACTGGGATCCAGCGATCCGCAACTGCCTTTGGTGCAAAATGTTTGATTCGCTCAAGTGATCGTTCAGAATAATACCTTCTTAAAAAGCGGCTAGTTGTCATCTTATCCAAGACACGGACCATGTCAGCAACATTTTGCGGTTTAGTCATAATACCATAACGATTCTCTCGGAGGTATTCAGCTGATCCAGTATTTTCCATTGCTACAATTGGTAATCCAAAACCCATTGCTTCACCCATAACCAATGGCATACCTTCCCATCTTGAAGTCGAGATAAAAATTGAAGCTTCCTCATAATGCTTTTGCAAATCTTGGTCCTTAAGTGCCCCACGATAAATGATTTTATCAGCAACATCAAATTTCCTAATTAAATCTTCGAATATTGCCATATCTTCTGAGGTTCCTTTCCCTGCAATCGCAATCTTCC
Above is a window of Liquorilactobacillus hordei DSM 19519 DNA encoding:
- a CDS encoding GNAT family N-acetyltransferase; this translates as MTLTYIRLATQADLSKMLIIAKEAKELLASADIPQWQNGYPSKETLLADITKQISYVLIVENKIAGFAALLQEPDDNYQHITEGTWDIPENEHYTTIHRIAISSHFRGQHLAETFINHLISISYALGFKQIRVDTHEKNARMRHLIKKAGFNYAGIVYMNNNSADYRNAYQLFLD
- a CDS encoding helix-turn-helix domain-containing protein translates to MTKFNLELRISIVTEYLTGISSIQLARKYHIANNETILLWVHRFNRFGIAGLKPKSMNLEYSSEFKIEVLNWKQQHKASLPETALHFNLSSPSTIWQWQRKFDLEGLSGLNRVRGNPKTMSKHKKVTKPTTAQIQARHDKNELKQLKQENKMLRIENEFLKKLDALDHEKSAHEKP
- a CDS encoding IS3 family transposase — its product is MSSRETVTLIDDLRRVFKTSISFILKAVKVPRSTYYYTKHSQGREYENDQVIQAIDEIRQTDAKYTQKYGYRRITLVMHEQGFKVNHKRVLRIMKEQGWTCQAFNKQTRKYNSYKGTVGRIAKNKLHRRFKTDRPYQKLVADVSEFRYGQMSQSERIYLEPIMDLFSGEILAFNISAHPTLEFALKPLKEALDGLPELPYRTTVHTDQGFQYQHKQWQKTLKTHHTFQSMSRKATCLDNAAMESFFHLMKAEMMDEHFENSESLAQAMTEWIEFYNNRRIRTKLKGKSPVQYRELANQLAA